From Scomber scombrus chromosome 13, fScoSco1.1, whole genome shotgun sequence, a single genomic window includes:
- the eef1akmt1 gene encoding EEF1A lysine methyltransferase 1 has protein sequence MSDSDDDVPTLSAHTLAALQEFLSETGSDQPHSTEPSDQFAVGAVEEDWRMSQFWYSDETATKLAEEVIREAGEGGRIACVSAPSVYQKLKQGVVDGSDRVSAVVLEYDRRFASYGDDFIFYDYSEPLSFQSRVAPQSFDVVLADPPYLSEECLGKVAKTIKYLSKGKVLLCTGAIMESVAKDLLDLKMCSFLPQHKRNLSNEFRCFVNYQSRLLSC, from the exons ATGAGTGACAGCGATGACGACGTCCCCACCCTGTCGGCTCACACTCTGGCCGCCCTGCAGGAGTTCCTCAGTGAGACAGGCAGCGATCAGCCTCACAGCACCGAGCCCTCTGACCAGTTTGCCGTGGGAGCGGTGGAGGAAGACTGG CGGATGAGCCAGTTCTGGTACAGTGATGAAACAGCAACAAAGTTAGCTGAGGAGGTCATACGTGAAGCTGGAGAGGGAGGCAG GATAGCGTGTGTGAGCGCGCCCAGTGTGTACCAGAAGCTGAAGCAGGGCGTGGTGGACGGGTCCGACCGGGTGTCAGCTGTGGTGCTGGAGTACGACCGCCGCTTCGCCTCCTACGGCGACGACTTCATCTTCTACGACTACAGCGAGCCGCTCTCCTTCCAGTCCAGAGTGGCTCCTCAGAGCTTCGACGTCGTCCTCGCCGACCCGCCGTACCTGTCTGAGGAGTGTCTGGGCAAAGTGGCCAAAACCATCAAGTACCTGAGCAAAGGCAAAGTGCTGCTGTGCACAG GAGCCATCATGGAGAGCGTGGCTAAAGACCTGCTGGATTTAAAGATGTGCAGCTTCCTGCCGCAGCACAAAAGAAACTTGTCCAACGAGTTCCGCTGTTTCGTCAACTACCAGTCCCGCCTCCTGTCCTGCTGA
- the il17d gene encoding interleukin-17D: MARRIHVLLLLLLHLAVLLLGLAAGVGRVRKKAVRTRSCLDLPEEILEQMFGRLSVGVLSAFHHALQLEPQQKLNLTCPTTARSLTDSKTRLPVSLRSISPWTYRISYDPARYPRYIPEAYCLCKGCLMGPYGEESNQYRSTPVYAPSVILRRTGSCIGGRHSYTEIYVSVAVGCTCVPLLEKERSGRNRNQSLERAEPKTRPLVSAGKRV; encoded by the exons ATGGCGCGTCGGATCCacgtcctgctgctgctgctgctgcacctggctgtgctgctgctgggatTGGCAGCCGGTGTAGGTCGGGTAAGGAAGAAGGCGGTCAGGACCCGGTCTTGCCTGGATCTGCCGGAGGAGATCCTGGAGCAAATGTTCGGGCGGCTCTCGGTCGGAGTTTTGAGTGCTTTCCACCACGCCCTGCAGCTGGAACCGCAGCAGAAACTCAACCTGACCTGCCCGACCACCGCACGGTCCCTGACCGACAGCAAGACCCGCCTCCCGGTCAGCCTGCGCAGCATCTCCCCCTGGACCTACAG GATCTCCTACGACCCAGCCAGGTATCCCCGTTACATCCCAGAGGCTTACTGCCTGTGTAAGGGCTGCCTGATGGGACCGTACGGTGAGGAGAGCAACCAGTACCGCAGCACTCCGGTCTACGCTCCCTCCGTCATCCTGAGGAGAACGGGCTCCTGCATCGGGGGCCGCCACTCCTACACCGAGATCTACGTGTCCGTCGCCGTGGGATGCACCTGTGTGCCGCTGCTGGAGAAGGAACGGAGCGGCCGCAACAGAAACCAGAGCCTGGAGAGAGCGGAACCCAAAACCAGACCGCTCGTCTCTGCCGGCAAGAGAGTGTGA